The following nucleotide sequence is from Chthoniobacterales bacterium.
CCAGTTGACGGGCAGACAAAAAAGCAGGATCGCCGCCCCCATGGCGATCGTCGTGTCGTTGACCCCCGGAGCGAACGACTTGAACAACGGTTGCGCAACCCAGCAGAACGCCGCAGCGAGAAAAACCGACGCGACTTTGATCTCTCCGCGCGACAACGGCCCCAGCTTGGACAACTCCGAGCGCACTTGGCCTGACAGTCCGGGCACGTCCAGCGTCCTGTCGGGCAAGCACAACCTGACGAGAATCGCGTGCGTCAGCACGGTGCCCACGATCACCAGCGGCACCCCGACGAGCATCCAGCGGCCGAATCCGATGTGGAACCCGTAGGTCTCGGAAATGAATCCGGCCAGCAGGGCGTTCGGGGGCGTGCCGACGAGCGTGCCCATGCCCCCGATGTTCGAGGCGTAGGCGACCCCGAGCATCATTGCGATGCCCAAACCCTCCGTCGCGCGCGCGTTCGCATCGCCAAGGTGCTCGCGCAGGAGGGCGACCAGCGAGAGCGCTATCGGCAACATCATGACAGCCGTGGCGCTGTTGCTAACCCACATGCTGATGAACGCCGTTGACGCCATCACACCACCGAGCACACGGGTCACGCGGGAACCTGTTGTGCCGATGATGTGCAGCGCTATGCGTTGGTGCAACCGCCAACGCTGGCAACCAAGGGCGAGAAAAAAACCGCCCATGAAAAGATAGATCACCGGGTTGGCAAAAGGTGCCGCCGCTTCTTTCACCGAAGCAACTCCCAGCAAAGGGAAAAGCACGATGGGCAACAACGCCGTGGCCGGGATCGGGATGGCCTCGGTCACCCACAGCACAGCCATCGCCAAAGCAACCCCTGCCGTCCGCCAACCGGCCACCGACAAACCCTCGGGCGGGGACGCGAGCGGGAAAAACACCAACAACGCCGATGCGGCAGCCAATCCCCAGCCACCGGCAAACTTTGTGCCCGGCGACGAACCTGCCTGGTTCATGGTTGCAAATTAGCGGGAGGGGCAGGCGCTTGTCCACACCACGCGCCACCTGCATGCACTCCCGCGCGCTTGGCCTCTGGCGAGAGAACGTTAAACTCCGCCGCATGTCCGCGCCGAAGCTCACCCCCATGATGCGCCAATACCAGGAGATCAGGCGCGAGCTTCCGCCGAATACTTTGCTCCTCTTCCGACTCGGAGACTTTTACGAGATGTTCTTCGATGATGCCCGCGAGGCATCAGCCATCCTCAACGTTGCCCTCACCAAGCGCAACGATGTGCCCATGTGCGGCGTCCCTTATCACAGCGCGCGCGCCTACGTCGCCAAGCTCGTGGAGTCGGGCAAGCGGGTCGCCATCTGCGACCAAGTCGGTGATGTGACACCCGGCAAACTCGTCCGGCGCGAAATTTCCCGCATTCTCAGCGCCGGCACCTTGGATGACTTTGGACTCGAGGAAAACCGGAACAATTACCTTGCGGCAATCTGCCCCGGGAAGAAAGCGCACGGCCTGGCGTGGCTGGAACTCAGCACCGGCGAATTCCGCCTCGCAGAAATCGGATCATCGGCCCAGGTCTCCGACCAGTTGGCACGGCTTCAGCCGGGCGAGCTGCTTGTTCCGGACACCGACGAATCGGTGCCGGTCAACCTTTCCATGCCTCCCACTCCGCACGACGCGTTCGCTTTCGATCTCACCCAAGCCTCCGATCTCATCCGCGACCATTTCGGCGTCCAATCCCTCGACGGCTTCGGCTGCTCAAATCTGCCCCTCGGGATCGCGGCCGCCGGAGCCCTGCTGCATTACGTGACGCGCAGCCTGCGCCGCGACGTGCGGCACCTCGAGCCCCCGAAGCCCTGGCACGCCGGAGAATACGTGCTCCTCGACGCGACAACGCAGGCAAACCTCGAACTCGTCGAGTCCCGGAGCGCCGAAGGAAACAGCCTGCGCGGCGCCATCGACCGGACCCTCACTCCCATGGGCGCACGGCTTCTTCGCGATTGGATCCTCCACCCGCTCCGCGACCTCGACGCCATCACGCGGCGCCAAGACCTCATTGCCGCCTTGCACGACGATCCGGCGCAACTTGCCGCGGTCCGCGATGTTCTCCGCGACATCCGAGACATGGAGCGCGCTGTCGGACGCCTCAGCCTCGCCTCCGGCAACGCACGCGATCTGGTCGCGCTGAAGACGTCCCTCGCCCTCTTGCCGCCGCTGCGAACCGCACTCGCCGGTGACGGCCGCTCGCCCCTTGTCGGGCTTGCGGACGACCTCCGGACTTTCGATCCACTCGTCGGGCTCCTCGATTCCGCCGTCGTGGACGAGCCTCCGCCGACTACCCGTGACGGTGGCATGATCCGCGAGGGTTACGATGCCGATCTCGACTCGCTGCGGCGCGCAGGCACCGAAGGACGCCGGTGGATTGCCGAATTGCAGGAACGCGAAATCGCGCGCACCGGAATCAAATCGCTCAAAGTCCGCTACAACTCCGTCTTCGGCTACTACATCGAGATCACCAAATCGAACCTCGACGCGGTTCCTGCGGACTACACGCGCAAACAAACCACGACGAACGCCGAGCGCTTCATCACACCCGAACTCAAGGATATGGAAGGACGCATCCTCGGCGGCGAGGAGCGCGCCCGCGCCTTGGAGACGGAAATCTTCCAGCAACTCCGCTCCGCGGTGCTCGCCGAATTGGAGCCCCTGCAGCAGACCGCGCGGGCCATAGCCCGGATCGATGCGCTCGCGGGGCTCGCCGAAACCTCACGCACCTTCCGCTACGTCCGCCCGAAACTCACGGCAGGAGGCACCATCAAAATCACCGACGGACGCCATCCAGTGCTCGACCAGACCATGACCGCGGGGCGCTTCGTGCCGAACGATACCGAGCTGGATACGGAACAAAACCGCCTTGTCATCCTCACCGGGCCCAACATGGCCGGCAAAAGCACCTACATAAGACAGGTCGCCCTCCTCGTCCTTCTCGCCCAGACCGGAAGTTTCATACCCGCGGCCAGTGCCGAAATCGGGCTCGTCGATCGAATCTTCACCCGGGTCGGCGCAACCGACGACCTCGCACGCGGACAATCCACCTTCATGGTGGAGATGAACGAGACCGCAGCGATCTTGAACAATGCCACCGACCGCAGTCTCGTTATTCTCGATGAGATAGGCCGGGGCACATCGACCTTCGACGGGATGTCCATCGCGTGGAGTGTGGCCGAGCACCTTCACGACATCACGGGTTGCCGCACGCTTTTTGCGACCCATTACCACGAACTTACCGACCTCGCGCGCACGCGGCCCGGCGTGGGCAACTGCAATGTCGCCGTCCGCGAATGGAACGACGAAATCATCTTCCTGCGGAAAATTGTTCCCGGCCCAGCGGACCAGAGCTACGGCATCCAAGTGGCCCGTCTTGCCGGCTTACCCGAACCCGTCCTCAAGCGCGCCCGGGAAATCCTGCAAAATCTCGAAAACTCCGAACTCAACGCCGAGGGCAAACCCGCTTTCGCCGAAAAGCGGAAACGCCCGCACAAACTGCGCGCGTTCACCGACCAGCTCGATCTTTTTGCAGGGGACTGAACGCCGCAGGCGGCTCAGGCTTGGTATTCCTGCAACGCGCGGACGCCATAACCCCCGCCCTGCAAAGCCTTGATGGCGCGGATGCTCATTCGCGCACCGCGCAGGGTGGTCATGATCGGCAGGCGCTGGGCGACCGCCGCGCTTCGTATCGTCACTTCGTCCTGACGCGGAGCTTTGCCCTGCGGCGTGTTGATGATGATCTGGATTTCGCCGTTCTTGATGAGGTCGAGAATATTCGGGCGTCCCTCGTTGAGCCTGAACACCGGCGAAGCTTCCACACCGGCTTCGCGCAGCACCGCCAGAGTGCCCTTGGTTGCGTAAATGGAAAAACCCGCGGCCGCAAAATCGCGCGCGATCGCCACAACACCCGGCTTGTCGGCATCTTTGACGCTTATAAACACGGCGCCCCCGACCGGGAGTGCCGGCTGCGCCGACATCTGCGCCTTCGCGTAGGCGATTCCGAGATCGGGGTCGATGCCCATGACTTCGCCGGTGGAGCGCATCTCGGGTCCGAGCACGATATCCGTGCCGGGGAATTTGATGAACGGGAACACCGCCTCTTTCACCGCGTAGTGCCGCGGCAGGACTTCCGATACCACTCCGAGATCTTTCAACGAATGGCCCGCCATCACCTTGGCCGCCATCTTGGCCAGGGGGACGCCGATCGCTTTGCTGACGTAAGGCACCGTGCGCGAGGCGCGCGGATTGACCTCGAGGACGTAGACCGTTTCGTCTTTCACCGCGAACTGCACATTCATAAGTCCGCGCACTTTCAATTCCTTGGCCATCGCTGTCGCGGCGGAGCGCAGTTCCTCAAGGACTTTTCCGGACAGCGAGAAGCTCGGGATCACGCACGCGCTGTCGCCGCTGTGGATCCCCGCCTCCTCGATGTGCTCCATGATGCCGCCGATCACCACGTCCGTCCCGTCGCTGATGCAATCGACATCCACCTCGGTCGCATCCTCGAGAAAACGATCAACAAGCACCGGGCGGTCCGGGCTCGCCTTAACCGCGGTGCGGATGTAGCGGCGCAAATCCTCAGGCGTATAAACAATCTCCATCGCGCGCCCGCCGAGAACGAAGGACGGGCGGACAAGAACCGGATAGCCGACCCTCTCGGCCACGGCCAGCGCCTCGTCCTCTTTCGTCGCCGTGCCGCCTTGCGTGGCATGCAGCCCGAGCCGGTCGAGCATCGCGGCGAAATGCTTGCGGTCCTCCGCCATCTCGATGCTCGCAGGCGAGGTGCCGATGATCTTCACGCCGTTGGCCTCCAGCGCGGCGGCGAGGTTGAGCGGGGTCTGTCCCCCGAATTGCACGATGGCTGCATCGCACTTCTCCCGCTCGTAGATATTGAGCACATCCTCGAGCGTGAGCGGTTCGAAGTAAAGTTTGTCGCTGGTGTCG
It contains:
- the mutS gene encoding DNA mismatch repair protein MutS, with translation MSAPKLTPMMRQYQEIRRELPPNTLLLFRLGDFYEMFFDDAREASAILNVALTKRNDVPMCGVPYHSARAYVAKLVESGKRVAICDQVGDVTPGKLVRREISRILSAGTLDDFGLEENRNNYLAAICPGKKAHGLAWLELSTGEFRLAEIGSSAQVSDQLARLQPGELLVPDTDESVPVNLSMPPTPHDAFAFDLTQASDLIRDHFGVQSLDGFGCSNLPLGIAAAGALLHYVTRSLRRDVRHLEPPKPWHAGEYVLLDATTQANLELVESRSAEGNSLRGAIDRTLTPMGARLLRDWILHPLRDLDAITRRQDLIAALHDDPAQLAAVRDVLRDIRDMERAVGRLSLASGNARDLVALKTSLALLPPLRTALAGDGRSPLVGLADDLRTFDPLVGLLDSAVVDEPPPTTRDGGMIREGYDADLDSLRRAGTEGRRWIAELQEREIARTGIKSLKVRYNSVFGYYIEITKSNLDAVPADYTRKQTTTNAERFITPELKDMEGRILGGEERARALETEIFQQLRSAVLAELEPLQQTARAIARIDALAGLAETSRTFRYVRPKLTAGGTIKITDGRHPVLDQTMTAGRFVPNDTELDTEQNRLVILTGPNMAGKSTYIRQVALLVLLAQTGSFIPAASAEIGLVDRIFTRVGATDDLARGQSTFMVEMNETAAILNNATDRSLVILDEIGRGTSTFDGMSIAWSVAEHLHDITGCRTLFATHYHELTDLARTRPGVGNCNVAVREWNDEIIFLRKIVPGPADQSYGIQVARLAGLPEPVLKRAREILQNLENSELNAEGKPAFAEKRKRPHKLRAFTDQLDLFAGD
- a CDS encoding DASS family sodium-coupled anion symporter, with the protein product MNQAGSSPGTKFAGGWGLAAASALLVFFPLASPPEGLSVAGWRTAGVALAMAVLWVTEAIPIPATALLPIVLFPLLGVASVKEAAAPFANPVIYLFMGGFFLALGCQRWRLHQRIALHIIGTTGSRVTRVLGGVMASTAFISMWVSNSATAVMMLPIALSLVALLREHLGDANARATEGLGIAMMLGVAYASNIGGMGTLVGTPPNALLAGFISETYGFHIGFGRWMLVGVPLVIVGTVLTHAILVRLCLPDRTLDVPGLSGQVRSELSKLGPLSRGEIKVASVFLAAAFCWVAQPLFKSFAPGVNDTTIAMGAAILLFCLPVNWRERTFVLGWEDVREFPWGVLVLMGGGLSMAEMMDKTGLAAWLGTLTAAWQGFPILLVVLMVTAAIVFLSELASNTATAATFLPVVASVSLGMGQNPLLLAIPATLAASCAFMLPVGTPPNAVAYATGFVPLPRMLRIGLWINFLFIVLIPMVAFTLAAWVFGIVPGQMPPWAPK